The following are encoded together in the Trichomycterus rosablanca isolate fTriRos1 chromosome 19, fTriRos1.hap1, whole genome shotgun sequence genome:
- the bcas1 gene encoding breast carcinoma-amplified sequence 1 isoform X5 gives MFKKKNEPVSTANQNVPVEETIPEVQTDGAKSELPDIRASAQAEKEPQGEPLEPSTSEVAPENAQLDKTDEEERPVMNFFKTLRVTPTKPTKPTTNPDVSKDQAQDTSKVPPPPPPPAPPKMESKAEPAVKKEEAPQAAAAAKAKEPETPGKAKTKEITFGKLFRSKSSVKEEAKPVVVQVDASKASTLEAAARPEPPPAPKPEEKKLEKKSSAFGSLLKPKAKEPKKESPATHAAAPEAGSSTKVKEEPKPAAAVAAAAGSLDDKSVESADNSSPSVSRKLEKRNSIQLFFKNLGQKRHSDAGVQTEPGAPEKAK, from the exons ATGTTTAAAAAGAAGAATGAGCCCGTTTCTACTGCAAATCAAAATGTGCCTGTAGAGGAGACTATCCCTGAAGTACAGACCGATGGTGCAAAGTCT GAGCTTCCAGACATAAGGGCGAGTGCGCAGGCTGAGAAAGAGCCACAGGGGGAACCGCTCGAGCCGAGCACCAGCGAGGTCGCACCAGAGAACGCTCAACTCGACAAGACCGACGAAGAGGAACGTCCAGTTATGAACTTTTTCAAAACACTT AGGGTGACTCCGACCAAACCAACAAAACCAACAACTAATCCTGATGTCTCAAAAGATCAG GCACAGGATACGTCAAAGGTCCCACCTCCTCCTCCGCCTCCAGCACCACCAAAGATGGAGAGTAAAGCAGAGCCGGCTGTGAAGAAAGAAGAGGCACCAcaggcagcagcagcagcaaaggCCAAAGAACCAGAGACCCCCGGCAAAGCCAAAACTAAAGAGATCACATTTGGCAAACTCTTTCGTTCAAAG TCTTCGGTGAAGGAGGAAGCAAAGCCAGTTGTGGTACAG GTAGACGCATCCAAGGCCAGCACTCTCGAAGCTGCCGCCAGACCTGAACCTCCTCCAGCACCCAAACCGGAAGAAAAGAAACTAGAGAAGAAGTCCTCGGCATTTGGCAGCTTGCTCAAACCAAAG GCTAAAGAGCCAAAGAAGGAATCCCCTGCCACCCATGCTGCAGCACCTGAAGCTGGATCAAGCACCAAGGTGAAAGAAGAGCCCAAGCCCGCCGCTGCTGTGGCTGCTGCTGCAGGATCTCTGGATGACAAATCAGTGGAAAGTGCAGATAATTCTTCACCAAGCGTCTCCCGCAAGCTAGAGAAGAGGAACTCCATTCAGCTCTTCTTCAAAAACctg
- the bcas1 gene encoding breast carcinoma-amplified sequence 1 isoform X3 — protein MFKKKNEPVSTANQNVPVEETIPEVQTDGAKSELPDIRASAQAEKEPQGEPLEPSTSEVAPENAQLDKTDEEERPVMNFFKTLRVTPTKPTKPTTNPDVSKDQAQDTSKVPPPPPPPAPPKMESKAEPAVKKEEAPQAAAAAKAKEPETPGKAKTKEITFGKLFRSKVDASKASTLEAAARPEPPPAPKPEEKKLEKKSSAFGSLLKPKELLNQMSSKIQAAASSAASSIAIGTRGAAKEPKKESPATHAAAPEAGSSTKVKEEPKPAAAVAAAAGSLDDKSVESADNSSPSVSRKLEKRNSIQLFFKNLGQKRHSDAGVQTEPGAPEKAK, from the exons ATGTTTAAAAAGAAGAATGAGCCCGTTTCTACTGCAAATCAAAATGTGCCTGTAGAGGAGACTATCCCTGAAGTACAGACCGATGGTGCAAAGTCT GAGCTTCCAGACATAAGGGCGAGTGCGCAGGCTGAGAAAGAGCCACAGGGGGAACCGCTCGAGCCGAGCACCAGCGAGGTCGCACCAGAGAACGCTCAACTCGACAAGACCGACGAAGAGGAACGTCCAGTTATGAACTTTTTCAAAACACTT AGGGTGACTCCGACCAAACCAACAAAACCAACAACTAATCCTGATGTCTCAAAAGATCAG GCACAGGATACGTCAAAGGTCCCACCTCCTCCTCCGCCTCCAGCACCACCAAAGATGGAGAGTAAAGCAGAGCCGGCTGTGAAGAAAGAAGAGGCACCAcaggcagcagcagcagcaaaggCCAAAGAACCAGAGACCCCCGGCAAAGCCAAAACTAAAGAGATCACATTTGGCAAACTCTTTCGTTCAAAG GTAGACGCATCCAAGGCCAGCACTCTCGAAGCTGCCGCCAGACCTGAACCTCCTCCAGCACCCAAACCGGAAGAAAAGAAACTAGAGAAGAAGTCCTCGGCATTTGGCAGCTTGCTCAAACCAAAG GAACTGCTAAACCAAATGAGCTCTAAGATCCAGGCAGCTGCGTCAAGTGCCGCATCCAGCATCGCCATCGGTACCAGAGGAGCG GCTAAAGAGCCAAAGAAGGAATCCCCTGCCACCCATGCTGCAGCACCTGAAGCTGGATCAAGCACCAAGGTGAAAGAAGAGCCCAAGCCCGCCGCTGCTGTGGCTGCTGCTGCAGGATCTCTGGATGACAAATCAGTGGAAAGTGCAGATAATTCTTCACCAAGCGTCTCCCGCAAGCTAGAGAAGAGGAACTCCATTCAGCTCTTCTTCAAAAACctg
- the bcas1 gene encoding breast carcinoma-amplified sequence 1 isoform X2, with product MFKKKNEPVSTANQNVPVEETIPEVQTDGAKSELPDIRASAQAEKEPQGEPLEPSTSEVAPENAQLDKTDEEERPVMNFFKTLRVTPTKPTKPTTNPDVSKDQDTSKVPPPPPPPAPPKMESKAEPAVKKEEAPQAAAAAKAKEPETPGKAKTKEITFGKLFRSKSSVKEEAKPVVVQVDASKASTLEAAARPEPPPAPKPEEKKLEKKSSAFGSLLKPKELLNQMSSKIQAAASSAASSIAIGTRGAAKEPKKESPATHAAAPEAGSSTKVKEEPKPAAAVAAAAGSLDDKSVESADNSSPSVSRKLEKRNSIQLFFKNLGQKRHSDAGVQTEPGAPEKAK from the exons ATGTTTAAAAAGAAGAATGAGCCCGTTTCTACTGCAAATCAAAATGTGCCTGTAGAGGAGACTATCCCTGAAGTACAGACCGATGGTGCAAAGTCT GAGCTTCCAGACATAAGGGCGAGTGCGCAGGCTGAGAAAGAGCCACAGGGGGAACCGCTCGAGCCGAGCACCAGCGAGGTCGCACCAGAGAACGCTCAACTCGACAAGACCGACGAAGAGGAACGTCCAGTTATGAACTTTTTCAAAACACTT AGGGTGACTCCGACCAAACCAACAAAACCAACAACTAATCCTGATGTCTCAAAAGATCAG GATACGTCAAAGGTCCCACCTCCTCCTCCGCCTCCAGCACCACCAAAGATGGAGAGTAAAGCAGAGCCGGCTGTGAAGAAAGAAGAGGCACCAcaggcagcagcagcagcaaaggCCAAAGAACCAGAGACCCCCGGCAAAGCCAAAACTAAAGAGATCACATTTGGCAAACTCTTTCGTTCAAAG TCTTCGGTGAAGGAGGAAGCAAAGCCAGTTGTGGTACAG GTAGACGCATCCAAGGCCAGCACTCTCGAAGCTGCCGCCAGACCTGAACCTCCTCCAGCACCCAAACCGGAAGAAAAGAAACTAGAGAAGAAGTCCTCGGCATTTGGCAGCTTGCTCAAACCAAAG GAACTGCTAAACCAAATGAGCTCTAAGATCCAGGCAGCTGCGTCAAGTGCCGCATCCAGCATCGCCATCGGTACCAGAGGAGCG GCTAAAGAGCCAAAGAAGGAATCCCCTGCCACCCATGCTGCAGCACCTGAAGCTGGATCAAGCACCAAGGTGAAAGAAGAGCCCAAGCCCGCCGCTGCTGTGGCTGCTGCTGCAGGATCTCTGGATGACAAATCAGTGGAAAGTGCAGATAATTCTTCACCAAGCGTCTCCCGCAAGCTAGAGAAGAGGAACTCCATTCAGCTCTTCTTCAAAAACctg
- the bcas1 gene encoding breast carcinoma-amplified sequence 1 isoform X1 translates to MFKKKNEPVSTANQNVPVEETIPEVQTDGAKSELPDIRASAQAEKEPQGEPLEPSTSEVAPENAQLDKTDEEERPVMNFFKTLRVTPTKPTKPTTNPDVSKDQAQDTSKVPPPPPPPAPPKMESKAEPAVKKEEAPQAAAAAKAKEPETPGKAKTKEITFGKLFRSKSSVKEEAKPVVVQVDASKASTLEAAARPEPPPAPKPEEKKLEKKSSAFGSLLKPKELLNQMSSKIQAAASSAASSIAIGTRGAAKEPKKESPATHAAAPEAGSSTKVKEEPKPAAAVAAAAGSLDDKSVESADNSSPSVSRKLEKRNSIQLFFKNLGQKRHSDAGVQTEPGAPEKAK, encoded by the exons ATGTTTAAAAAGAAGAATGAGCCCGTTTCTACTGCAAATCAAAATGTGCCTGTAGAGGAGACTATCCCTGAAGTACAGACCGATGGTGCAAAGTCT GAGCTTCCAGACATAAGGGCGAGTGCGCAGGCTGAGAAAGAGCCACAGGGGGAACCGCTCGAGCCGAGCACCAGCGAGGTCGCACCAGAGAACGCTCAACTCGACAAGACCGACGAAGAGGAACGTCCAGTTATGAACTTTTTCAAAACACTT AGGGTGACTCCGACCAAACCAACAAAACCAACAACTAATCCTGATGTCTCAAAAGATCAG GCACAGGATACGTCAAAGGTCCCACCTCCTCCTCCGCCTCCAGCACCACCAAAGATGGAGAGTAAAGCAGAGCCGGCTGTGAAGAAAGAAGAGGCACCAcaggcagcagcagcagcaaaggCCAAAGAACCAGAGACCCCCGGCAAAGCCAAAACTAAAGAGATCACATTTGGCAAACTCTTTCGTTCAAAG TCTTCGGTGAAGGAGGAAGCAAAGCCAGTTGTGGTACAG GTAGACGCATCCAAGGCCAGCACTCTCGAAGCTGCCGCCAGACCTGAACCTCCTCCAGCACCCAAACCGGAAGAAAAGAAACTAGAGAAGAAGTCCTCGGCATTTGGCAGCTTGCTCAAACCAAAG GAACTGCTAAACCAAATGAGCTCTAAGATCCAGGCAGCTGCGTCAAGTGCCGCATCCAGCATCGCCATCGGTACCAGAGGAGCG GCTAAAGAGCCAAAGAAGGAATCCCCTGCCACCCATGCTGCAGCACCTGAAGCTGGATCAAGCACCAAGGTGAAAGAAGAGCCCAAGCCCGCCGCTGCTGTGGCTGCTGCTGCAGGATCTCTGGATGACAAATCAGTGGAAAGTGCAGATAATTCTTCACCAAGCGTCTCCCGCAAGCTAGAGAAGAGGAACTCCATTCAGCTCTTCTTCAAAAACctg
- the bcas1 gene encoding breast carcinoma-amplified sequence 1 isoform X4, with translation MFKKKNEPVSTANQNVPVEETIPEVQTDGAKSELPDIRASAQAEKEPQGEPLEPSTSEVAPENAQLDKTDEEERPVMNFFKTLRVTPTKPTKPTTNPDVSKDQAQDTSKVPPPPPPPAPPKMESKAEPAVKKEEAPQAAAAAKAKEPETPGKAKTKEITFGKLFRSKSSVKEEAKPVVVQVDASKASTLEAAARPEPPPAPKPEEKKLEKKSSAFGSLLKPKELLNQMSSKIQAAASSAASSIAIGTRGAAKEPKKESPATHAAAPEAGSSTKVKEEPKPAAAVAAAAGSLDDKSVESADNSSPSVSRKLEKRNSIQLFFKNLRS, from the exons ATGTTTAAAAAGAAGAATGAGCCCGTTTCTACTGCAAATCAAAATGTGCCTGTAGAGGAGACTATCCCTGAAGTACAGACCGATGGTGCAAAGTCT GAGCTTCCAGACATAAGGGCGAGTGCGCAGGCTGAGAAAGAGCCACAGGGGGAACCGCTCGAGCCGAGCACCAGCGAGGTCGCACCAGAGAACGCTCAACTCGACAAGACCGACGAAGAGGAACGTCCAGTTATGAACTTTTTCAAAACACTT AGGGTGACTCCGACCAAACCAACAAAACCAACAACTAATCCTGATGTCTCAAAAGATCAG GCACAGGATACGTCAAAGGTCCCACCTCCTCCTCCGCCTCCAGCACCACCAAAGATGGAGAGTAAAGCAGAGCCGGCTGTGAAGAAAGAAGAGGCACCAcaggcagcagcagcagcaaaggCCAAAGAACCAGAGACCCCCGGCAAAGCCAAAACTAAAGAGATCACATTTGGCAAACTCTTTCGTTCAAAG TCTTCGGTGAAGGAGGAAGCAAAGCCAGTTGTGGTACAG GTAGACGCATCCAAGGCCAGCACTCTCGAAGCTGCCGCCAGACCTGAACCTCCTCCAGCACCCAAACCGGAAGAAAAGAAACTAGAGAAGAAGTCCTCGGCATTTGGCAGCTTGCTCAAACCAAAG GAACTGCTAAACCAAATGAGCTCTAAGATCCAGGCAGCTGCGTCAAGTGCCGCATCCAGCATCGCCATCGGTACCAGAGGAGCG GCTAAAGAGCCAAAGAAGGAATCCCCTGCCACCCATGCTGCAGCACCTGAAGCTGGATCAAGCACCAAGGTGAAAGAAGAGCCCAAGCCCGCCGCTGCTGTGGCTGCTGCTGCAGGATCTCTGGATGACAAATCAGTGGAAAGTGCAGATAATTCTTCACCAAGCGTCTCCCGCAAGCTAGAGAAGAGGAACTCCATTCAGCTCTTCTTCAAAAACctg CGGAGCTGA